In one window of Anser cygnoides isolate HZ-2024a breed goose chromosome 3, Taihu_goose_T2T_genome, whole genome shotgun sequence DNA:
- the NT5C1B gene encoding cytosolic 5'-nucleotidase 1B — MRRDVVALLTHGAGAAGPCRAGPGRAGGGPGRARHRAKGKATARPPSPCPSGAERPPPLPGPGLRPRPLGAAPTPGAMSGSGPEEEEAGLQEARLQEAERDWAAAKAFYDNLVSKRPRPPKPQHAITVAVSSRALFDLVEERRIYEEQGVEKYVEYQQQNENVTLKPGPAFHFVKALEHVNARLLELYPDDEERFDIVLMTNNHAQVGVRLINSINHYGLTIERFCMTGGKSPIGYLTAYLTNLYLSADSEKVQEAIEAGIASATMFTANKDVAYSDTQLRVAFDGDAVLFSDESEQIVKEQGLDKFFEHEQLNENKPLAQGPLKGFLEDLGKLQKKFYAKNERLNCPIRTFLVTARSAASSGARVLKTLRSWGLEIDEALFLAGAPKGPILVKIRPHIFFDDQMFHIEGAQKLGTIAAHVPYGIAQKYQKSV, encoded by the exons ATGAGGCGAGATGTCGTGGCCCTGCTGACCCACGGGgcgggtgctgcggggccgtgccgtgccgggccgggccgtgccgggggaGGGCCGGGCCGTGCCCGACACAGAGCGAAAGGGAAAGCCACAGCCCGgcctccttccccctgcccgAGCGGGGCGGAGCGGCCTCCGCCGCTTCCCGGTCCTGGGCTCCGGCCGCGCCCGCTCGGCGCTGCCCCGACCCCGGGAGCCATGAGCGGCTCCgggccggaggaggaggaggccgggcTGCAGGAGGCCCGGCTGCAGGAGGCCGAGAGGGACTGGGCGGCGGCCAAGGCGTTCTACGACAACCTGGTCTCCAAAAGACCCCGGCCG CCCAAGCCCCAGCACGCCATCACCGTGGCCGTGTCGTCCCGAGCTCTCTTCGACCTGGTGGAGGAGCGTCGGATCTACGAGGAGCAAGGGGTGGAGAAGTACGTGGAGTACCAGCAGCAGAACGAGAACGTCACCCTCAAGCCCGGACCGGCTTTCCACTTCGTCAAG GCACTGGAGCATGTCAATGCCCGGCTTCTTGAGCTATACCCTGATGATGAAGAAAGATTTGATATTGTTCTGATGACTAATAACCATGCCCAAGTGGGAGTGAGGCTTATAAACAGCATTAATCACTACg GCTTAACAATTGAACGCTTCTGCatgacaggaggaaaaagccCTATTGGTTACCTGACTGCGTATCTTACCAACCTATACCTCTCAGCAGACTCTGAAAAAGTGCAAGAAGCTATAGAAGCAG GCATCGCATCAGCTACCATGTTCACTGCCAACAAGGATGTCGCTTATTCGGATACACAGCTGAGGGTGGCATTCGACGGGGATGCAGTTCTCTTTTCTGATGAATCAGAACAGATTGTCAAAGAACAAGGATTAGATAAATTTTTTGAACACGAACAGCTGAATGAGAATAAGCCTCTTGCACAG GGTCCTTTGAAAGGCTTTCTGGAAGACCTAGGGAAACTCCAGAAGAAGTTCTACGCAAAAAATGAACGATTAAATTGTCCAATAAGGACCTTCCTGGTCACAGCCAGAAGTGCAGCAAGTTCTGGAGCCCGAGTCCTGAAGACTCTTCGTAGCTGGGGTCTGGAGATTGATGAGGCGCTGTTCTTAGCAGGAGCTCCTAAAGGACCGATCCTGGTGAAAATACGTCCTCACATTTTCTTTGATGACCAGATGTTTCACATCGAAGGAGCGCAGAAATTAGGCACCATAGCTGCACACGTTCCCTATGGCATTGCTCAGAAATACCAAAAATCTGTGTGA